Part of the Aciduliprofundum boonei T469 genome is shown below.
TGATATTTCAACTTCTCTGAAGCTTCCTTTGAAATATACCAAATCTCATCCCCAACTTTAACTTTGCAATATGTGGAATTTGGATTTAACCACAGATTTGTTACACCGAATATGGTCTCAGGCCTCAAAGTAGCTGCAACTAAATAACCATCCTCAAACTGAAATTTTATGGCTGTGAATTCCATTATAGATACTTTATTTGTATCACCATCCTCTATATCATCCTCACCTACAGGATTGCCATCCTCTATGCTATATGTTATCGGGTATTTTCCCTTTTTTATTACTCCCTTATCGTACAATTTCTTGAACTGCCATTCTACAAATTTATTGTAAATTGGCTCTGCAGTATGAAATTTTCTGCGCCAGTCAATGCTATAGCCCATCCCGATAAAATCCTGCTGGGTCTTTTCTGCGAAATACCTTGCTATATTCTCTGGCTCCACAAAAGAACTTACAATTTCTTCCACTCTATCCTCATCATCCTCGTAGATTCGCACATATTCCTTGTATAGATTTATGACTTTTTCATCCCCCGCTTTTATGGCATCTGCTATTGCAAGAACAGGAGTGCCGGTGACATGAAAAGCCATGGGAAATAAGACATTGTAGCCTTGCAATCTCTTAAAACGGGCTATTATATCACCCATTGTGAATGTTCTACCATGCCCAATGTGCAAAGAGCCAGACATGTAAGGATAGGGCACGGTTATGAAAAATTTCTTCTTATTCTCAACTTTCGGCTCAAAGATCTTGTCATTCTGCCATTTTCTCTGCCATTTACGCTCTATAGCTGCAAAATCCATAGGGCTTAATGTGAATTCTTAAATAAATATTTGCGTTTTCAAAAAAGTAGAAAAATTAGGAGGGCTGTGCCTCTTCTTTCTTTTTAGGTCTAAGTTTACTTCCATAGAGCCAGAGAATTACCACTATTGCAAGCAATGCGCCTATAACAAAGTAGTTCAATGTTACACCTGCTAGTCCAAGTACAATTAGGGCAATTCTAATCTCCCATCTTATCTTACCCTTGAACCATCCTATCAAGCCAATTGCCATAGAATACATTACCAGGATTGTCGCTAGAAGAGAATAAGTTACAGAGAGAACTGCAGTAACAGTCCATGGGCTTACAGTTATCAAGAACATCTCTGGATGCATAAAGTAGATAAATGGTCCTATATACCCTGCTAGAGCGTATTTAACTGCATTTTTTGAAGTTTTCCAGAAATCACTACCCGCAAGAGTCGAGCCTGCATAGGATGCCAAAGCAACAGGTGGGGTCACGTCGGCTAGAATACCAAAGTAGAATACGAAGAAGTGCGCCGCTAAAAGTGCAATTGGGGTTGTGAATCCCGGAACCATCATATTGTATGGATGAACATTACTGACAACTTGGAAAATTGCCGGTGCGGCTACAAGAGATGTAATGATATAATTCGCAGTTGTTGGTACTCCCATACCCAGTATTAAGCTGAATATCATGGCAAGTATTAGAAGCAAGAAGAGATTACCTCCTGTCAAACCAATGAGAGTGTATCCGATGGAAGTAATTAACCCAGTCATCGTTAAAACTCCCTGTATTAAACCAGCACTTGCAGCTGCAAGCATCACAGTTGTGCTTGTTTTTCCAGCATCAATCATGGATTCATAAGTGGCAGAATACATTTTTCTACCTTCAGGGCTTTTTGAAATGTATCCCACTATAAGAGAGAACACTATTCCAAATACACCACTCATAAGAAGCAATTGCTCATTTGTCATGCCCACATATTTTACAGCTGCAACTAAGAGCACAAAGGATAATGTAATGTAAAGCTTCTCGTTCATCTTTATAAGATAGGACTTAAATGCCATAGCTATTAGAATTGCCGAGATTATTAAAAGCACATATGCAGTTAAATGTGCATAAGCCATAGGAGCAAACATTAGCAATGTTGTTAAAAGAACTACTCCCACATACAAGAACTCGTTTCCTTCAATTTCATCCTTAGATACCCATGCAACCCATATTGCTACTCCTAATGACGATATGGCAGAGATGTGTGGTGGTATGCCCCACACCAACGCTACTGTGATGACCAGAATCGGTAACAGAATATACGATTTCCTGATGAAATATTTCAGATTTTCAAAACTTATATTGCTCAGTCCTTTAAGTCCAAGCCTCTTTGTTTCCAAATCAATGAATATGTACACACCTGCATAGTACACAAGAGCTGGAATAACTGCAGCAATTATGATGAGATTATATGGCAATCCCAAGAACTCTGCCATGATGAAAGCTGCCGCACCCATTATGGGAGGCATAAGCTGACCTCCTGTGGAAGATACGGGCTCAACTGCACCAGCAATCTCTTTGGGATATCCTGCCTTTTTCATCAAGGGTATGGTGAAGGTACCAGTTGTAAGAACATTGGCAACACTTGAGCCACTCACTGTACCCATCAAAGCACTGGATATAACAGCAGATTTTGCAGGACCGCCAGGTCTCTTTCCAAAAATTGTTATCATGAACTCGGTGATGTAATCACTTACCCCAATTTTGAGCAAGAACGCTCCAAAGAATATGAACGCAAATACATAGATCGTCATAACGAAGAATGGTATGCCGAATATGCCCTCATCAAAGTACAGTTGTTGCACGAACCTTATCAAGTTGAAATTTATGAGATAAAAACCATATGCAAGGAAAAATAGAACGACCACAGGAAGTACCCAGCCCATAGTTCTCCTAGTTGCTTCAAGAACCAAAGCTATTGCAAGTAATCCAAACACAACATCAATCATATAAACATCTGCAAATTCCGCGTATCTTGGGTATACGAAGAACAAATAGAATGTAGCAGCTAGAGATAAAATCGCAAGTATGTAATCGTATATGGGCACTTTGTTGAAGTTCTTGGATTTCTTTCTTACAGGGTATAGCAAGAAGGTTATGAGCAGTATCATAGCAAGAATGAAGGCCTCACTCTGCTTTGTTTGAAAAGTTACCTTCAGGAAGCTAATTTCAATTCCCATCTTGGCAAAGAAGTCATAGAGTGTATAGTTGAAATTGAAGATAAACAGTATTTCGTAGGTACCTATGAGTATGGCTGCAACCTTAATTATCAACTCCAGTATGGGTCTAAGTGTTCTTGTTCTTTCTATAACAACTTCTGCTTTTTTCTCTTCTTCATGCGCT
Proteins encoded:
- a CDS encoding TRAP transporter fused permease subunit; the encoded protein is MDESVEEIEGIEEIEEEAHEEEKKAEVVIERTRTLRPILELIIKVAAILIGTYEILFIFNFNYTLYDFFAKMGIEISFLKVTFQTKQSEAFILAMILLITFLLYPVRKKSKNFNKVPIYDYILAILSLAATFYLFFVYPRYAEFADVYMIDVVFGLLAIALVLEATRRTMGWVLPVVVLFFLAYGFYLINFNLIRFVQQLYFDEGIFGIPFFVMTIYVFAFIFFGAFLLKIGVSDYITEFMITIFGKRPGGPAKSAVISSALMGTVSGSSVANVLTTGTFTIPLMKKAGYPKEIAGAVEPVSSTGGQLMPPIMGAAAFIMAEFLGLPYNLIIIAAVIPALVYYAGVYIFIDLETKRLGLKGLSNISFENLKYFIRKSYILLPILVITVALVWGIPPHISAISSLGVAIWVAWVSKDEIEGNEFLYVGVVLLTTLLMFAPMAYAHLTAYVLLIISAILIAMAFKSYLIKMNEKLYITLSFVLLVAAVKYVGMTNEQLLLMSGVFGIVFSLIVGYISKSPEGRKMYSATYESMIDAGKTSTTVMLAAASAGLIQGVLTMTGLITSIGYTLIGLTGGNLFLLLILAMIFSLILGMGVPTTANYIITSLVAAPAIFQVVSNVHPYNMMVPGFTTPIALLAAHFFVFYFGILADVTPPVALASYAGSTLAGSDFWKTSKNAVKYALAGYIGPFIYFMHPEMFLITVSPWTVTAVLSVTYSLLATILVMYSMAIGLIGWFKGKIRWEIRIALIVLGLAGVTLNYFVIGALLAIVVILWLYGSKLRPKKKEEAQPS